CCGCCGAGGAATTGCAGTCGATCCGCTCGATGCGTGGTCAGTCCCGCGGGCCGGACGTGGTCGATGTCGGCCTGTCCTTCGCGCTCGACGGCGCGAAGCAGGGGCTGTTCAAACCTTACAAAGTCTCGACGTGGAGCACGATTCCCGCCGCGATGAAGGACCCTGCCGGCCTCTGGTACGGCGATTATTTCGGCCTGATCTCGTTCGGCGTGAACATGTCGGTTGCGAAAGTCGCGCCGCAGAGCTGGGCCGATTTGAAAAAGCCGGACTACAAGGGCATGGTCGCTCTGAACGGCAGCCCGCTCGGCGCCGGCGCGGCGTTTGCCGGCGTGTTCGCCGCGGCACTGGCCAATGGCGGTTCGCTCGACAACATCATGCCGGGCATCGAGTTCTTCGCCGACCTCGCCAAGCGGGGTAATTTCGATCCCTCGGCGGCGACCTCGGCGAGTCTGGTTTCCGGCCAGACGCCAGTGGTGATCAACTGGGATTACCTCAACCTCGCGCAGGCCAAGAAATCCAAGGCGATGACCAGGATCGACACGGTCATCCCCGCTGATGCCAAGCCCTATGGCGCATTCTATTGCCAGGCGATCAGCAAATTCGCCCCGCACCCCAAGGCTGCCGAACTCTGGCAGGAATTCATCTATTCCGATGAAGGCCAGTTGCTCTATCTCAAGGGCTTCGCCCACCCGGCGCGCTTTTCGGCCATGGTCAAGGCCGGTGCAATCCCGGCGGCAATGATGGCGGCATTGCCCCCGGCCAAGCCCTATGGCGAGGCCCTGTTCGCAACCATCGAACAAACGAAAAAGGCTCAAGCGGCCCTGACCGAGAACTGGACTAAAATGGTCAAGGCGTGAGTGCGGCAACGACACCACCGCCAGCCCGTGCCGCCCGGTCCGGCGGCTGGTTCACCTTCGTGTTCATGGCGCCGTTTCTGCTCTACGTTTCGGCGTTCCTGATCCTGCCGACCCTGATGCTGCTCGCGACTGCGTTCCTCGGCAAGCACGGGCTCACGCTGCACTATGTCCGGTCCCTGGGTCAGGGCCAGACCGTGGTGGCGTTCCGCAACTCGATCGAGCTTTCCGCCCTCGCCGCCTTCGTCGGCCTCGTGATCGGGGGGCTGACCGCCTATTTCGTGCTGCTGCCGGGCATGCCGCGCGGGCTGCGCTCGCTGGTGACCACCTTCGGCGCGGTGGCGGCGAATTTCGCGGGCGTGCCGCTCGCCTTCGCGTTCATCGCCACGCTCGGCAGCCTCGGGATCATTACCGTCTGGCTCAAACTGATCGGCATCAACCTCTACGGCAGCGGTTTCACCCTCTATTCCCTGCCGGGCCTCGTGCTGGTCTATGCCTATTTCCAGATCCCGCTGATGGTTATCGTGATCACCCCGGCACTCGAAGCACTCCGCCGCGAATGGCGCGAGGCGGCGGAAAACCTCGGCGCTTCGGCGTGGGATTACTGGCGCCATGTCGGTCTGCCGATCCTGCTGCCCTCGCTGCTTTCGGCCTATATCCTGCTGTTCGGCAACGCGTTCTCGGCTTATGCCACCCCCTACGCGCTGACCTCGGGGATCGTCGCCCTCGTGCCGGTCGCGATCAGCAATGTCCTGTCCGGCAACGTCATGGTCTCGCAGCAGACCGGCGCCGCCCTCGCCCTTGGCATGATCGGGGTGATGGTCGTGGTCATGGGTATCTATGCGCTGATCGCCCGCCGGGTGGGCCGCTGGGTGAAACGATGACGAGGCGCGGCGCCACCCTGATCCCCAGCCTAGGGCTCGGTGTGGTCGGGCTTTATTTCATCACGCCGTTGCTCGCGACCGGGGTATTCAGCCTGTGGGAGGGCGGCGACCGCTACGGTTTTGCCGCCTATGGCGCGCTGATCCACCAGCCCAAACTGTGGCAGAGCCTCGGCCTGTCGGTCCGTCTCGCGATCGAGACCATCCTGGTCGGGCTGGTCGTTCTGGTCCCCGCCGTGTTCTGGCTGAATTTGCGGGTTCAGCGCCTCCGCCCGCTATTCGATTTTCTCTCCGTCCTGCCCTTCGTGGTGCCGCCGATCGCTCTGGTTGCCGGCATGACCACGCTCTATACCGGGCCGGACTGGTTCGTCGGCACCGCCAACTACCTCGTGGTCCCCTATGTCATCCTCGCTTTGCCCTACACGTACCGCGCTCTCGATGTCGGCATGCGCGCGCTCGACCTGAAAACCCTGACCGAAGCCTCCCAAAGCCTCGGTGCCGGCTGGCTCACGCTCATTTTCCGCGTCGTGGTCCCCAACCTGACCACCGCATTGATCGGCGCAGCACTTTTGACCATCGCGATCGTGATGGGCGAATTCACCTTCGCCAACATCCTGCTGTTCAATACCTTCGCGGTCTATATCGACTATGTCGGCCAGACCTCGGCCACCGAAGCCTCGGCCCTCACCCTGTTGAGCTTTCTGATCACCTGGCTCGCGATGCTCGGGGTGCTGTTCACCGGTCGCAGCGGGCGCGGTCAGGTCCAGATCGGCGGGGCGCGCTGATGGATTACCTGACGCTCGATGCCATTGCGAAGCATTATGGCAGCCGCGCTGTCCTGCGCCATGTTTCGCTGGCGCTCCGGCCCGGCGAATTCGTCTCCCTGCTCGGCCCCTCCGGCTGCGGCAAGACCACCCTGCTGCGGATCGTCGCGGGATTCGATCATCCCGATTTCGGTCGCGTCATGCTGGACGGCAAGGACATCACCGACATTGCACCGGCAAAGCGCCAGATGGGCATGGTGTTCCAAGCCTATTCCCTGTTCCCGAACATGAGTGCGGAGGACAATGTCCGGTTCGGCCTGCGGGTCCGCAAGCAGCACGATGCCGCCCAGCGCTCCCGCGCGCGCGAATTGCTCGACCTCGTCGGCCTTGCCGAACACGCCGCGAAATATCCGCACCAGCTCTCCGGCGGCCAGCAGCAGCGCGTCGCCCTCGCCCGCGCGCTGGCGATCCGTCCATCCCTGCTTCTGCTCGATGAACCGCTCTCCGCGCTCGACGCCAAGGTGCGGGTGCAACTGCGCGACGAGATCCGCCGGATCCAGCAGGAAACCGGGGTCACCACCCTGTTCGTCACCCATGATCAGGAGGAGGCGCTCTCGATCTCCGACCGGGTGGTGGTGATGCATGAGGGCGTATTGGCCCAGGTCGGCACGCCGGCGGCGATCTATGGCGAGCCGCAATCCATTTTCGTCGCCCGCTTCGTCGGCGCGGTCGCCGAGCTGCCCGGCACCGTTGCGGACGGTCATGCCGGCACCGTGACCATTCTGGGCCGCACTGTTCCCGCCAGCCGCGCGCGGGGCATGGCGGCGGGCACCAAAATCTACTTCCTGCTCCGCCCGGAAGCCATCCGCCTCGGCCCGCCATCCAGCGCCGGGATGTTGCAGGGCATCGTCACCGCGAGCACGTTCTTCGGCGCACTTACCAGCCTGCGTGTCGAAATCGAAGGCGGCTCGGACGCCATCACCGCCGCCATGCCGAGCACCGAGGCGTCCGGCATCACCACCAGCACCAAAGTCTCGATCACCTGGGACCCCGATGCTCCCCGATTGCTGAAAGTCTGATTCCGACGAGTCTTTTC
This sequence is a window from Acidiphilium acidophilum. Protein-coding genes within it:
- a CDS encoding extracellular solute-binding protein, whose protein sequence is MVGDFTPDRRTVLKLAAAGTAAALAPATGHAVGISPALIKGAKHEGGLNTIALPPDWANYGEIISTFEKKYGIPIKNAAPDDTSAEELQSIRSMRGQSRGPDVVDVGLSFALDGAKQGLFKPYKVSTWSTIPAAMKDPAGLWYGDYFGLISFGVNMSVAKVAPQSWADLKKPDYKGMVALNGSPLGAGAAFAGVFAAALANGGSLDNIMPGIEFFADLAKRGNFDPSAATSASLVSGQTPVVINWDYLNLAQAKKSKAMTRIDTVIPADAKPYGAFYCQAISKFAPHPKAAELWQEFIYSDEGQLLYLKGFAHPARFSAMVKAGAIPAAMMAALPPAKPYGEALFATIEQTKKAQAALTENWTKMVKA
- a CDS encoding ABC transporter permease; amino-acid sequence: MSAATTPPPARAARSGGWFTFVFMAPFLLYVSAFLILPTLMLLATAFLGKHGLTLHYVRSLGQGQTVVAFRNSIELSALAAFVGLVIGGLTAYFVLLPGMPRGLRSLVTTFGAVAANFAGVPLAFAFIATLGSLGIITVWLKLIGINLYGSGFTLYSLPGLVLVYAYFQIPLMVIVITPALEALRREWREAAENLGASAWDYWRHVGLPILLPSLLSAYILLFGNAFSAYATPYALTSGIVALVPVAISNVLSGNVMVSQQTGAALALGMIGVMVVVMGIYALIARRVGRWVKR
- a CDS encoding ABC transporter permease produces the protein MTRRGATLIPSLGLGVVGLYFITPLLATGVFSLWEGGDRYGFAAYGALIHQPKLWQSLGLSVRLAIETILVGLVVLVPAVFWLNLRVQRLRPLFDFLSVLPFVVPPIALVAGMTTLYTGPDWFVGTANYLVVPYVILALPYTYRALDVGMRALDLKTLTEASQSLGAGWLTLIFRVVVPNLTTALIGAALLTIAIVMGEFTFANILLFNTFAVYIDYVGQTSATEASALTLLSFLITWLAMLGVLFTGRSGRGQVQIGGAR
- a CDS encoding ABC transporter ATP-binding protein; translation: MDYLTLDAIAKHYGSRAVLRHVSLALRPGEFVSLLGPSGCGKTTLLRIVAGFDHPDFGRVMLDGKDITDIAPAKRQMGMVFQAYSLFPNMSAEDNVRFGLRVRKQHDAAQRSRARELLDLVGLAEHAAKYPHQLSGGQQQRVALARALAIRPSLLLLDEPLSALDAKVRVQLRDEIRRIQQETGVTTLFVTHDQEEALSISDRVVVMHEGVLAQVGTPAAIYGEPQSIFVARFVGAVAELPGTVADGHAGTVTILGRTVPASRARGMAAGTKIYFLLRPEAIRLGPPSSAGMLQGIVTASTFFGALTSLRVEIEGGSDAITAAMPSTEASGITTSTKVSITWDPDAPRLLKV